GATTAGGAACATATAATGCAAATTTGAGTGTTATGCCCCTGGATACCACAATCGAACCAGTCCCTTCAACTTTTGCCAAACAACCATCTGCAATTCTAATTGTGAGAGCTTCATTACAAGGAGAATATTTGTTGAAAACTCGCCTATCTCCTGTCGTGTGATTAGAAGCACTAGAGTCGACAATCCAGGGCTTATAGTGCTCTTGTTTCACAATTAAAGCCTTAAGAAAATTACCTTTTTGAGCTATGGAACCTGATCCACCAACTAGTAGGTTTTGTTGTGCTTGTAGCAACCTTCTCAGTCCATCAAGTTCCTCTTTGCTAAAGTTTGCAAAGTCCATCAAGTTCCTCTTTGCTAAAGTTTGCAAGCTGCTCTGAACTGCCAACCATGTCGTCTCGACTTTTCTTTTGTGCTACTATTTGTGGCTTCCAATCAGCAGGTTTTCCATAGAGTTGCCAGCAGATTTCTTTTGTATGACCAGGGCAGCGGCAATGTTCACACCGTGGTCTTCCCCCTTTTCGTGGCTGTTGTTACTGGTTTCGAACAACCAAGGCTGATGATTCACCACCAGCAGTTAATTTTTCTATCCCCATCATCAATTGGCTTCTACTCTCTTCTCTTCGAACCTCAAAGAAAGCTTCTCGTAAGCTTGGTAGTGGTTTTGTGCTAAATATTCCTCTTACCACATCAAGATTTGAATTCAGGCCCAAGCAAAATTTGTAGACCCTCATATTCTCTATAATCTTCTTGTACAATTTGAGATCAGTGGTGGTTTCCTaggaatatttttcaaaagcatCAGTTGCTGCCAGTTTTGAAGGAGTTTGTTGTAATACTCGGTTATAGATAAATCACCTTGTTGGAGATCGTGCAACATGCCCTCAATTGTCACTAGTTCAGGGGTGTTGTCTTTGTGTGAATAAGTGTCTTTTGCAACCTCCCAGACTTCTGCAACAGTTTCATATAAGAGAAAATTTTCTCCTATGCGTAGCTCCATGGAATTTACTAGCTAAGACATAACTTGGCTGTTATCTCTCTTCCAAATCCATTAATCAGCATCTTTTTCATCTTGTTTGATGATATTTCCAGTAAGATAATCTTCTTTCTCCTCATTGTGGACGTGAAACATGAAGGATTAAGACCATTAGATGTAGTTTCGCCCATTCAATTTGTAGATGGTGATGGATGCGGATGAGTAGTTTGACAAGTCACCcccattattgttgttgtacatGACAGTTTCGACATTAGAGGAGGAGGATTTTGGAGTTTCAATTGAGGATTCGTTGGTATTTGACATGTTTGCGATCTGATGTTACTGCCAAGAATGAAATAAAGACTAGGGCGACTGATGAATACTGTCGGAATAAGCAGTGTAGAATGCTGCCAAAAAAAGCAATAGATAAAAACTGACCTAGGACGATTGTGAGAAGAATAGGAAGCATCTAGggttgctctaataccataaaCAATTGTAAAAAAACTTGGTATATTATTCTCTTCCActtgattacaatatatatataggagaaagaaatcaatcaaatccctataattaagaaaaaaaattaattacatcaattactaatttatatcaatcccaacaattaagattgattataatcaataccatagattgtgggataatTGATAATCAATCTCATAAATTGAGGGATTGATAATCAATCACATAGTTTGTGGGATTGATTATCTAACAAACTTTACAATAAAGAATtccaacatatatacatatatgtaatattCCCTTTCGAGATCTTGAAATAAACATTTATAAATTTGTCTTTagattaaaagataaaattttacatagtAAACATAAATCTTTAAGATTGAAGCTCagaagagatgaagaaaataagggtgaaaacatgtaaaaatagaaaattatgacaaaaaagtAACCGAAAAAATCATCTCTTGACAGCtcaaatctctcttttaatcCTACAAAGTAAAGAGCATTTAAAACCATAAAGGTTTAAACTGCTCAACTTGTTCACATGGAAACTAGAATAGTAAAACTATTGAATATATAACAGTGCTTAATTTCTAAACACGTAACTTAGGCCAATAtctaaattacaataatttactACAAATAGTTAGAAGAAAGCCCAATCTAAATTggctaacaaaataaataatgtaaataagaaaaaagttacttgaaatgtttcttgtagGTTTCAAACGCCTGTTGCCTTACTGTTGAAGTAAAACTCGGTACAGAAACTGCTAATCCATGCTGCAGCTCTTAGCAAATGTTACACATTTAAAAGTTTCTAAAGTTTACATCACAAcagattaataaatttttaatttcaagtaACTTAGTTCGCCCCTTTGTGGGACCATCCCTAAAACCtgccccaaaaaaaaaactcaggGAAAACTCTTGACACCTCAAAGGCTTTCAGGTTCTTTCTAAGTCGAATCAAGATTGACGTGATGTAATTAAAGGAATCAAGATTGACATGatgtaattaaaaaagaaaaggaaaaattgttATTGCAAACCCACCCCTCCTACGAAaaaaatcccaaccattggaggAGGCATGACCTAGcacacataaatattaaaaaaaaaaaaaaaaaaaaaagggctctAAATGTCATAAGCCACTAAACAGTGTAGAATAGCTAGGTTGTGAAAAAATTTAAACCTCAGGTTTAGACATTGATAGAAGGTCCATTTACCCTAGGATAGTGAATTCTTGGCCAGGGTATCAGAATTTCCCACATTAACGAATAtatagaaggaaaaagaaaggtcTTAAAATTCTGCTTTGATGTCATTGGAATACAGAAGGTATATTCTGACATAAATTTGTGGCTAATCATTAAATAAATCCATTGAGCTGcttgttttgaaatttattttgagcCCGCAAATGTTGGGATCAGAGAGAAGTTAGAAGGCCTTTTAATACTAATTAGAGTGGCTAATCaatgaatttttcattgaaCTGATTgttgtttcaaaatttattttgagtccAACAAATGTTGGTTGAGAGAAAACTTAGGAAGGCCTTCTATTACTACTCTGAAAGGACAAGAACAAAGATCTAAGCACAAGCCTTTTAGTACAGTTCCTAGAACTATGGAGGAAATGCCTTTTACTGCCAATACAGCATCCAGTATATGTTGCAAATTGCAGGTGTTGCTGTTGGagatcttttttaatgcttgtggTGCTACTCTATTTTAGCTCAAAGTACCTTCGTTGTGTAAGAAAACAGATAATGCATGATGTTGTTTCTTGTTTTAGCCTTGATAACAGATAATGCATGATGTTGGCTCATTTCAAGCAAGCATATAACAAACTCAAAAGAAACATCAACTTTCTTTTCTCATCCTATCTTCATGTTACATGCAGTTGGCTGAGCAGAGTCCCAAGGTCGAGAGTCTCCTCAAAGACACAAATATGGAGAACGGCCTAGCAAAGGCCCATGTGACACTGGCTCACAAAAGAAGTCATGGTGTTACAGCCGTAGCAAGCTATGGCATTTTCCTAGATCAAAATGTCCCCGTCAACATGAATGCTATACTCTTCACGGATAAAATGGCAGCGTTAGAAGTCTCTTTCGGCTCTGTTGATGGCGAAGAGATCGCCTCAAAGAACCAGTGGCCTCATGTGACCCTGTGGACTGGTGAAGGTGTTGCACCTAAAGAAGCCAACACATTGCCACAACGGCTTTCAGAGGGGAAGGCTACTCGGATTGACATCAATCCTCCCATAACAATAACTGGCGTTCTACAATTTTACTAAAAGTGTCACATGCTCAATTCCCTGGACTGGAACACCTTCTCCCCCCCatccctttctcttttttcttttttggttgaGTGAAGCATCCTCTTTCCGGGAAGAAGAGAACAATTTTTAGGTTCTTGGTTTGCTTGCTTGAGAGAGCTTTTGTATATTGAGGCTAGGTTAGAATGGCGAAGTATAAGAAGAAATTTTGTGCTCACTCACTGGTGCTTGTAAGGAACCTCTATTAGTTAAGGTTATTGGGTATATGTTTTTGCTCCATGGGCTCACTTTGACCATTAATCATTCTgttgtttaaattattatttgcataaacaacaaaaaaatatcaaacctTGATCccatatgaattttgacttgcTAATCAACATCGTTACCACCTTGCATGCTAGGCCATTTCATTAAGGAGTTCTCtatcctttttttatttttggcatTCCTCCATCTCCTTTGCTGTACAGGTTTCCTTCATTCCATCTATTTTTCATAACGGAAGTCTTCTAAAgagttcatttatttatttcttaaaatttggggtttagGGATGCCAAATACCAGTTGTTATAAAATGCATAGTAAGTTCACTGCCCCCTTCTGACTATCAGTGGCTGATTTAAGCCATAGTCATAACCTTCTAATCCAAAacaaaaatgctattttatttAGTGAATTTTACAGCTTACTTTCTGATTAATCCAAAACAATGTTTCTAAAATGGCAAAAATACCTGTGAGCTACCATTTACATTAATTACAAGCTGGGTAACTAGAGCTCTGGTGTGGTCAAGGCCGGAATTGTGAGAGGCAATCTACCTATAAAGACGCACGCTGAAATTATAACTGCATATTTCTACACAATTGTCAATCAAAAATCCGAATAAAGACTGTTTGttcagataattcataaaatcaaCTCTACCCTTCGGAAATATAGTTTCAAATGTTGTTCTACATCAtcgagaaggaaaaaaaaaaaaagaaaagaaaaaagaaagaaagaaagaaagaaaaaatatgagaGACTAACCCACTTGCATGACGTGaataattattgaatttataatttcaacATACGTGTCATGTTTTACAAAGAATTTAATAATAATGGCTCATTGAGAGGAAATGAAAACTATACAACAATGAAACATATATCACAGCCTGAAGATGAGGCTTATAAACAACCACCGACTCTTGGCCCTAGCAAACGGGGTGGGGGTTGGCCTACTCCAGAGGTGCATCTACCGAAAGATTGTTGCTTCTTTGCAAAATGCAATGCTTCAAGGCCAAAATCATTATTGTgggggaaaaaaaggaaaaaaataccAATTGCAATTTCTCTAGGTTGAATTACCATCGGAGTTGTTGGTGTTGATTGGACATACAGAAGCAAACTGACAGAACTTGCATTTCCATCGCTCCTCCGCCGGGGTGTATTTggcttctctctctcccatccAGAATTCAAGACTACCCTGAATTTGGCCCTTCAGCCAATCGGAATCGTATTCGAACTGATCTTCATTGAGTAATGAATGATCTTCTTGCAGTTCATATCTGCAAACCaatcccaaaaaagaaaaagggggtgGTGATTAGTAGTGTAACaagatgacaaaaaaaaaatacccaaacTCTTCGAGTTGAAGCTCTCTTGTGCatagtgggggggggggggggggggggcttccTCCGCACTACTTGATCTTGCAAAGAATGTTCCATTAACTCAAGAAGATTCTTTCTAGTGTGGTTTGTCCAAACAGTGAGAACATTCTAAAACAATGAAGATAAATAAAGGTGCAGAAATTAGGGAACTCACTCAATTGATATCTGAGGTTCAGAGTGTTTATAATGGAGCAgcattaattacaaaatctataATTTGAGAATTGATATCTCAAGAACAGAAggcaacaattaaatttttttccagCCTTATTTTGCGCTCACCTCAACAATAGCTGCTCATGAGCTTGGGGCAGTGTGCGGCAAGCATTTCGGAAATACCTTATTAAATCATCAAGAGTCTGCAAAGAAACAACATGAGACAAAATATCCATGGAAATCACAAGCTCAATAGAATGATTTATGGTGCACTATTCTCTCCTCTTTTATCTGCTTTTGTGATAGGCAACATCACAAAGCAATGCATTAGTTTGTGGGACAGACCTTTGGGCAAACCATTAAAGGACGAATCACATCGTGAAACAAATGGAAGCTTTTAGACAACTAATTTGCTTTGACCCAAGTACACCATGAAAGGGACTTTGGAAGTTAATTGATGACACATCTGAGTGGTTTTACCAATCCTCGCTCAACAGTCGTCTTCAACAGTTCGAATTCTTGAGACTGACTATCAAAAAATGAcaatcaaaaaccaaaaaatagaTGATAAAACGGAGAAATAAGGGTGATTTGTTTTGTCTTGGGTACAAGAAAAAGGGAGGAATGCTGCCACTCCCTATAAGAtcccaatttttcatttcatttcaatttattCTTACTTTCTTCCTCAAAAAGAGTTCATAAAGAAGGGGGATTTATTTACCTCTGCAGGAAAACCTGATCTAGCAGTGTTCTCTCTGATGTCTTCAGATAAAATCCAATGTGGATTTAATgcaaagaaatcaaagaattgTCTGGAGGGGAATTTATCAGCAGCTAAATTGTCCCACAAATACTTGTAGCACATTAACTGCAGCCTGCCAAAAAAAAACACTCAATTGACATTCCTAGAATGCTCTCGATTTCTCGCCAACAAATGTAACTAAGGGAAAATGATGCATAAATATGCTACTAGGAAGCTTTTCTCCTATCAACAGCATCAAAATGAAAGCTGTTCAGATATGAATACCTTCCATTCCTCCGTTGTGGTTCAGAAGGAAGGCTTGCCCGTGCACGAGTTTTTGTGTCTACTAACGTAGGGCTCTTTTCAGTCTCAGTTACAGGCATCCGGATTTCATCAATCACTCCCACCATCCATATACCTTCCACAAAACCCAGTCTAATCTTTTGCAAGTTAGTCCATTAGAGGCCAAAAGAAGGTAGTAGATAACATTAAAATATGAGAGGTCTAATCAATAGATACCATCAAACACAAGTGCATGCATACATGCACAGATGACAGTCAACCAGAagaatagaaaatttgaaacaCGCAGAAACCAACATTTAAACAGTCTGTTATGGTATTAGTGacaaaaagataaacaaaatcatATAATGGTATATTTCCAAGCAATATAGTGAACTTCTTAGAAACCCTGAGGGTTCTTTCTATAAGTATTTCTGTTGAGACACCCAACTGGTTATCATGAACCAAACAAAAAGAGCACATCAGGATAATCATTCTATATAGACCAAATATATCTCAAGTGTACTGACTTAATTAAGTGCTTGCTAATTGCTCTAATTAACCCGGCCTAATTCCAACCAGTAGTGGCTCTTAAACTAGACactccttttcctttttacttGTTTAGTAAAGACTAGTTAATCATAACAAAAAATTGATGATAGTATCTTGTGTACTTCACACTCCATAATCAGGGTGCAATAGCCAAATTATATCATATGATTCAACTCCTTCATTCCATTTATCTTTCAATATAAATTCTCCACGAAGACCGGATGTCAATCCTGCAAACAGAACCTTTTAACCCCATGATTGGTTACACCACAACCATGAAGGCCTCTTTCGTGCTTTGTGTTATAGACAAAGCaatttattgctcaaattcCAACATAACTAATGTCACTTCATGGCCTACAAATTACATATCCAAGCATCAATTGTTTCAAGATCATCATTTTGCACGTCGTAATTTAGAGCTTTCTATAGCATGAAAACTGAGagattaattataattagaagATAATAAGCCAAACTTACAAAGGCAACTCGCGTGTCAATCCATCAAATAATAGTTGATTTACACCAACCATGAAATTGATAAACTTTAGGGCCCATGCATCTTCTGGTGTTTTAACACGAACTTTTACTCTTCTAACAACCTGGCAACATATAAATCCTAGGTCAATAACATGGAAAAAGACATAGAAGAATAAAATAGGCAGATAGTTGGCTTCCTCAAAATGAAGAGAATGACAGAGATAAAAATTATAGCAAAATGGTCACACAAatgaaaaaacaacaaaaaggcgCTTAGCGGGGgataaaaaacaacaaaaaaagctACACAAATTGACATGTAAAGATTTGTACAAGCATGTTACAGATGAAAGGAAGTCACAAGATCTAGAACAAGCACCACAGAGAAAGCTGGCAATGAAGATCACAGAAAGACATTACCACCTGA
This genomic stretch from Diospyros lotus cultivar Yz01 chromosome 1, ASM1463336v1, whole genome shotgun sequence harbors:
- the LOC127797623 gene encoding exonuclease V, chloroplastic, whose protein sequence is MGYSQQPTEPLHIPVEIVSDEEMALIEAALAATAGPAISPVRFQRTARSIQSITLLSKRRLSSETGPIGDIEDAVGFRPTQKRSRPAYSFLHRFRRKRGLSVTDITATEWCEKQMEFFLLLGKPEATKAMKAGVARHAVLEEEVVRRVKVRVKTPEDAWALKFINFMVGVNQLLFDGLTRELPLLGFVEGIWMVGVIDEIRMPVTETEKSPTLVDTKTRARASLPSEPQRRNGRLQLMCYKYLWDNLAADKFPSRQFFDFFALNPHWILSEDIRENTARSGFPAETLDDLIRYFRNACRTLPQAHEQLLLRYELQEDHSLLNEDQFEYDSDWLKGQIQGSLEFWMGEREAKYTPAEERWKCKFCQFASVCPINTNNSDGNST